Proteins from a single region of Rhodospirillales bacterium:
- a CDS encoding glutamate--tRNA ligase, which yields MSIVTRFPPSPTGFMHIGTARTALFNWLYARKNGGKMLFRIEDTDRARHNEEAVVALINAMKWLELDWDGEIVSQYEQKNRHIEIAEELLDKGLAYRCYCSQDELEEMRKKAREDGKPTFYDRRWRDKGHEDAPKGIEPTIRIKAPREGKSTIQDHVQGEVTVNNTQLDDFIILRADGTPTYMLSVVVDDHDMGVTHVIRGDDHLNNTFRQNVIYDVLGWEKPQYAHLPLILGPDGTKMSKRHGAASVEEYREMGYLPEAMRNYLLRLGWSHGDDEIISDTQALEWFNLDHIGKAAARFDFDKLESLNAHYINESDPQRLIELCMPFYKQRHNIDPDAQAQMRIMQSADELKSRAKTLLQFTDESAFYAKTAPFDYDEKAGALLGQDNLDVLQALKTTLESLSDFTSENIQSAIKTIAADLRESKMGKVAMPLRAALTGTTVSPSIFHATEILGKTETCARIQNAIDRA from the coding sequence ATGAGCATCGTCACTCGTTTTCCGCCTTCTCCCACCGGTTTCATGCATATCGGCACTGCCCGCACCGCGCTATTTAACTGGCTCTACGCCCGTAAAAATGGCGGCAAAATGCTGTTTCGCATTGAAGACACAGACCGCGCCCGCCACAATGAAGAAGCGGTCGTTGCCTTGATTAACGCCATGAAATGGCTGGAGTTGGACTGGGATGGAGAAATCGTTTCTCAATACGAACAAAAAAACCGTCATATAGAGATCGCTGAAGAGCTGCTGGACAAAGGCCTGGCCTATCGCTGTTACTGCAGCCAGGATGAACTCGAAGAAATGCGAAAAAAGGCCCGCGAAGACGGCAAACCAACTTTTTATGACCGAAGATGGCGCGATAAAGGCCATGAAGATGCCCCCAAAGGCATAGAGCCGACCATTCGCATCAAAGCCCCCCGTGAAGGTAAATCAACCATTCAGGACCACGTACAGGGCGAAGTGACTGTCAATAATACACAACTGGACGATTTCATTATCCTGCGCGCAGATGGCACTCCGACCTATATGCTTTCTGTGGTTGTAGACGATCATGATATGGGCGTTACACATGTCATTCGCGGCGACGACCACCTCAACAACACCTTCCGCCAGAACGTCATTTACGATGTCCTGGGTTGGGAAAAGCCGCAATACGCTCACCTGCCGCTAATCCTCGGACCCGATGGCACCAAAATGTCCAAACGCCACGGCGCTGCAAGTGTAGAGGAATACCGTGAAATGGGCTACCTGCCTGAAGCCATGCGCAATTACCTGCTACGGCTGGGCTGGAGCCATGGCGATGATGAAATTATCTCAGATACGCAGGCCCTCGAATGGTTCAATCTTGACCATATCGGCAAAGCTGCTGCCCGCTTTGACTTTGATAAGCTCGAAAGCCTCAATGCCCATTACATCAATGAATCCGACCCACAACGTCTTATAGAGCTTTGCATGCCTTTTTATAAACAACGTCACAACATCGATCCTGATGCGCAAGCGCAGATGCGGATCATGCAAAGCGCAGATGAATTAAAGTCTCGTGCCAAGACACTACTCCAATTCACTGATGAATCAGCATTTTATGCCAAAACTGCTCCGTTTGATTATGACGAAAAAGCCGGCGCGTTATTGGGTCAGGACAATCTCGACGTGCTTCAAGCGCTCAAAACCACCCTCGAATCATTAAGCGATTTCACATCCGAGAATATTCAATCCGCCATCAAAACCATCGCCGCTGATCTGCGCGAGAGCAAAATGGGCAAAGTCGCCATGCCGCTGCGCGCCGCACTGACAGGCACCACCGTTTCGCCATCAATTTTCCATGCTACTGAAATTCTTGGAAAAACCGAAACATGCGCGCGCATTCAAAACGCGATTGATCGGGCTTGA
- a CDS encoding ComEC family competence protein — translation MQEIRSLNPFPRIVKGCSICPDIRAAGHGLLTAIAVQRSEAFLWGPVCIGCGIIVYFMLEYEPPALLGVATVFALLGFYRFVRPFEILRFVCLALLCGACGFSAAAYRTQSVYTPILQKKMAPVQVSGTVESLEYFPNEKSTRAVLGAVRIEKLAEDETPRRVRISFRNGEGLSVGAHIEVLAGLNPPSSPVLPGGFDFQRYMFFKGIGAVGFAYGTPRRVEERGSGGLVARLQALRARIALNAIQKNGENGGVAAALLVGQHTAITESDQEAMRWAGLAHMLAISGLHIGLFFGFVFFVVRFGLALSPRLALRYPIKKYAALCAMFAAVCYMFLAGAGVPTQRAVLMTGVVFAAILLDRSPISMRLVAFAAIVILLIAPESLLSASFQMSFGAVAGLVAFYSAIRPFWSALYRKAGWIRRAGLYVLGVSVTSVVATLATAGFALYHFQQLAVYGLPANILAMPILAFVVMPFAVLHFLLMPFGMEGIALSVMGWGIGLILDVAHFVSGLDHAVLHGRVWGGFALALFSAGFVMLVLLKGRLRIIAAIAFVLCIIEILYVEQPDILISSNSKLMAIRQDNGSLLYSDLQKERFVREQWAQGFGLQKQKAQKWPKEGQNGNLYCAEAGCRLERAGSRVAFLYDAQGFEEECLWADVIIAPDPLPKCEGARVIDRFTTWRGGAHAITLREGDAPEIVAVEDRRGQRPWVARFQQEWL, via the coding sequence ATGCAAGAGATTCGTTCATTGAACCCGTTTCCGCGGATAGTGAAAGGCTGCTCGATATGCCCGGATATCAGGGCGGCGGGACATGGATTGCTCACGGCGATTGCGGTGCAGCGCAGCGAAGCGTTTTTGTGGGGGCCTGTGTGTATAGGCTGTGGGATCATTGTTTATTTTATGTTGGAGTATGAGCCGCCGGCTTTGTTGGGGGTAGCAACGGTATTTGCGCTGTTAGGATTCTACCGCTTTGTGCGTCCTTTTGAAATTTTACGTTTCGTCTGTTTGGCTTTGTTGTGTGGTGCGTGTGGATTTAGCGCTGCGGCTTACCGTACGCAGAGTGTTTATACCCCGATTTTGCAGAAAAAAATGGCACCGGTGCAGGTGTCTGGAACGGTCGAATCTCTTGAATATTTTCCGAATGAAAAAAGCACGCGTGCTGTTTTGGGTGCTGTACGTATTGAGAAATTAGCTGAGGACGAAACGCCGAGGCGAGTGCGGATTAGCTTCAGGAATGGTGAGGGGTTAAGCGTTGGTGCGCATATTGAAGTGCTGGCAGGGCTTAATCCGCCTTCATCGCCGGTGCTTCCGGGAGGGTTTGATTTTCAACGTTATATGTTTTTCAAAGGCATTGGCGCGGTCGGGTTTGCCTATGGTACTCCGCGCCGCGTTGAGGAGAGGGGAAGCGGTGGATTGGTTGCGAGGCTTCAAGCTCTGCGCGCGCGGATTGCTTTGAACGCCATACAAAAGAACGGTGAAAATGGCGGCGTTGCGGCGGCGCTTTTGGTGGGGCAGCACACGGCGATTACTGAAAGTGATCAGGAGGCAATGCGCTGGGCGGGGTTGGCGCATATGTTAGCGATTTCGGGGCTGCATATCGGGCTGTTTTTTGGGTTTGTGTTTTTTGTTGTGCGTTTTGGGTTGGCGCTTAGCCCCCGTTTGGCGCTGCGTTATCCCATTAAGAAATATGCGGCGCTGTGTGCGATGTTTGCAGCGGTTTGCTATATGTTTTTGGCCGGAGCAGGGGTGCCGACCCAGCGGGCTGTGTTGATGACGGGAGTGGTATTTGCGGCTATTTTACTCGATCGTAGCCCGATCTCGATGCGTCTTGTGGCTTTTGCCGCGATTGTCATTTTGTTGATTGCGCCGGAAAGTTTGCTGTCGGCGAGTTTTCAGATGTCGTTTGGTGCGGTGGCCGGATTGGTGGCGTTTTATAGCGCCATTCGTCCGTTCTGGTCGGCTTTATATCGCAAGGCTGGATGGATACGCCGTGCGGGGCTGTATGTGCTTGGTGTTTCGGTTACGAGTGTGGTTGCGACGTTGGCGACGGCGGGGTTCGCGCTGTATCATTTTCAACAATTGGCTGTCTATGGCTTGCCGGCTAATATTCTGGCGATGCCGATTTTGGCTTTTGTGGTGATGCCGTTTGCGGTTTTACACTTTTTGTTGATGCCGTTTGGGATGGAAGGGATTGCGCTCAGTGTTATGGGATGGGGAATAGGTTTGATTCTGGATGTTGCGCATTTTGTTTCGGGTTTGGATCATGCGGTTTTGCATGGCAGGGTATGGGGTGGTTTTGCGTTGGCATTGTTTAGCGCAGGCTTTGTTATGCTGGTTTTGCTGAAGGGGCGTTTGCGGATCATTGCGGCGATAGCGTTTGTTTTGTGTATTATCGAGATTTTATATGTAGAACAACCAGATATACTAATTTCTTCAAATTCTAAATTAATGGCGATCCGTCAGGATAACGGGTCATTGTTGTATTCGGATCTGCAAAAAGAGCGGTTTGTGCGGGAGCAGTGGGCGCAAGGATTTGGATTGCAGAAGCAAAAAGCGCAAAAATGGCCGAAAGAGGGGCAAAACGGGAATCTGTATTGTGCAGAGGCTGGCTGCCGGTTGGAGCGGGCAGGCAGCCGTGTTGCTTTTTTGTATGATGCGCAAGGGTTTGAGGAGGAATGTTTGTGGGCGGATGTGATTATTGCGCCTGATCCGTTGCCGAAATGTGAGGGGGCGCGGGTTATTGACCGGTTTACGACATGGCGTGGCGGAGCACATGCGATTACGTTGCGCGAGGGCGATGCACCGGAGATTGTCGCGGTCGAGGATCGGCGTGGTCAAAGGCCATGGGTGGCACGGTTTCAGCAGGAATGGCTATAG